The following proteins come from a genomic window of Sorex araneus isolate mSorAra2 chromosome 1, mSorAra2.pri, whole genome shotgun sequence:
- the LOC105943232 gene encoding splicing factor 3B subunit 6-like — MVLFRAATGAAHPRPATTHHKQHGRPARTLCHNDNDGNGYEKRPGSLIRLPPEVNRILYIRNLPYKITAEEMYDIFGKYGPIRQIRVGNTPETRGTAYVVYEDIFDAKNACDHLSGFNVCNRYLVVLYYNANRAFQKMDTKKKEEQLKLLKEKYGINTDPPK, encoded by the exons ATGGTCCTGTTTCGGGCTGCCACCGGCGCTGCCCACCCCAGGCCAGCAACCACCCACCACAAGCAGCACGGACGCCCGGCAAGAACACTTTGCCACAATGACAACGATGGCAACGGCTACG agaagaggccaggcagtctgatTCGCCTTCCTCCTGAAGTAAATCGGATCTTGTATATAAGAAATTTGCCGTACAAAATCACAGCTGAAGAAATGTATGATATATTTGGGAAATATGGACCTATTCGTCAAATCAGAGTGGGAAACACACCAGAAACTAGAGGAACAGCTTATGTGGTCTATGAAGACATCTTCGATGCCAAGAATGCCTGTGATCACCTGTCGGGATTCAATGTTTGTAACAGATACCTGGTAGTGTTGTACTACAATGCCAACAGGGCATTTCAGAAGATGGAtacaaagaagaaggaggaacaGTTGAAGCTTCTCAAGGAGAAATATGGCATCAACACAGACCCACCGAAGTAA